The Streptomyces sp. NBC_01689 genome includes a window with the following:
- a CDS encoding CYTH and CHAD domain-containing protein: MADTKREVERKYEGPLAGGDPALPDLTRVPGVSGVLDKGVADLDATYYDTADQRLAAASLTLRRRTGGDDAGWHLKLPVSEGVRDEIRAPLSDTVPHSLSALVRSRVREAELVPVVRLRSARDVRHLVDDSGALLAEVSVDHVRAERLSGGTGVAEWTEIEVELADDGDPAFLDKVEKKLRKAGLTRSSSKSKLAKALADTDADIDADADSVTGTPDTADTADATDGAGAEQPGKRKGRPERSERGRSGTSGRTARTARSRAAGQVEEAERPGRKKPADTAPRTAGDHVLAYLRTQRDAIIELDPAVRRDLHDSVHSMRVATRRMRSAFRSYGKVLDRAVTDPIGEELKWLAGELGVGRDQEVLAERLTEALDGLPEALLTGPVRDRLRTWSQARGEGSRRHVIAVLDGGRYLGLLAALDGAVDDPPLLKAAAGDPAKVIAKAVRKDFAKVSALVDQALGLAPGADRDLAMHEARKKAKRTRYAAEAAVPALGGSAAGLVKSMKSLQSLLGDHQDSLMAREALRDLAAQAHEAGESAFPYGVLYGREERRAAEVEAALPGVWEAIRGSGAI, translated from the coding sequence ATGGCGGACACCAAGCGAGAAGTCGAACGGAAGTACGAGGGTCCCCTCGCCGGAGGTGACCCGGCCCTGCCGGACCTGACCCGCGTCCCCGGAGTCTCGGGCGTCCTCGACAAGGGCGTGGCGGATCTCGACGCCACCTACTACGACACGGCCGACCAGCGACTCGCCGCCGCCTCCCTCACCCTGCGCCGCCGCACCGGCGGAGACGACGCCGGCTGGCATCTCAAGCTTCCCGTGTCCGAAGGCGTCCGCGACGAGATCCGCGCCCCGCTTTCCGACACCGTCCCGCACTCCCTCTCCGCCCTCGTACGGTCCCGTGTCCGCGAAGCCGAACTCGTCCCCGTCGTACGCCTCCGGTCGGCCCGGGACGTCCGCCATCTGGTCGACGACTCCGGTGCGCTGCTCGCCGAGGTCAGCGTCGACCACGTCCGCGCGGAGCGGCTCAGCGGCGGCACCGGCGTCGCCGAGTGGACGGAGATCGAGGTGGAGCTCGCCGACGACGGCGATCCGGCCTTCCTCGACAAGGTGGAGAAGAAGCTCCGCAAGGCGGGCCTGACCCGCTCCTCCTCGAAGTCCAAACTCGCGAAGGCACTCGCCGACACCGACGCTGATATCGACGCCGACGCGGATTCCGTCACCGGGACCCCCGACACCGCCGACACCGCCGACGCCACGGACGGCGCAGGCGCCGAGCAGCCGGGCAAGCGGAAGGGACGGCCGGAGCGGTCCGAGCGAGGCAGGAGCGGCACGTCGGGCCGGACGGCCCGGACCGCCCGGTCCAGGGCGGCCGGGCAGGTCGAGGAGGCCGAGCGGCCGGGCCGGAAGAAGCCCGCGGACACCGCCCCGCGGACAGCGGGCGACCACGTCCTCGCCTACCTCCGTACCCAGCGCGACGCGATCATCGAACTGGACCCGGCCGTCCGCCGCGACCTGCACGACTCCGTCCACAGCATGCGGGTCGCCACCCGCCGTATGCGCAGCGCCTTCCGCTCGTACGGCAAGGTCCTCGACCGCGCCGTCACCGACCCGATCGGCGAGGAACTGAAGTGGCTCGCCGGAGAGCTCGGCGTCGGCCGGGACCAGGAAGTCCTCGCCGAACGCCTGACCGAGGCGCTCGACGGCCTCCCGGAGGCCCTGCTCACCGGCCCTGTCCGTGACCGGCTGCGCACCTGGTCGCAGGCGCGCGGCGAGGGTTCCCGGCGCCATGTGATCGCCGTACTCGACGGCGGCCGCTATCTCGGCCTGCTGGCGGCGCTGGACGGTGCGGTGGACGACCCGCCCCTGCTGAAGGCCGCGGCCGGCGATCCCGCGAAGGTGATCGCCAAGGCCGTACGGAAGGACTTCGCGAAGGTCTCCGCGCTGGTCGACCAGGCTCTGGGCCTGGCCCCCGGCGCCGACCGCGACCTCGCGATGCACGAGGCCCGCAAGAAGGCCAAGCGCACCCGGTACGCCGCCGAGGCCGCCGTCCCGGCCCTCGGCGGTTCCGCGGCGGGGCTGGTCAAGTCGATGAAGTCGCTGCAGAGCCTGCTCGGCGACCACCAGGACAGCCTGATGGCCCGCGAGGCCCTGCGCGACCTGGCCGCCCAGGCCCACGAGGCGGGTGAGAGCGCGTTCCCGTACGGCGTGCTGTACGGCCGTGAGGAGAGGCGCGCGGCCGAGGTGGAGGCGGCGTTGCCGGGGGTGTGGGAGGCGATCCGGGGCAGCGGAGCGATCTGA
- the rodA gene encoding rod shape-determining protein RodA: MTGANNFSVSGYGPERGGMSRLLARDSLARRLDWPILLSAVALSLIGSALVYSATRNRTEINQGDPYFFLIRHLMNTGIGIALMIGTVWLGHRTLRTAVPILYGLSVFMILLVLTPLGATINGQRNWLVAGGFSLQPAEFTKITIILGMAMLLATRVDAGDKQYPDHRTVVQALGLAAVPMLIVMLMPDLGTIMVAVIIVLGVLLASGASNRWVFGLLGAGALGAVAIWQLKILDEYQINRFAAFANPDLDPAGVGYNTNQARIAIGSGGLFGTGLGHGSQTTGQFVPEQQTDFVFTVAGEELGFVGAGLILFLLGVVLWRACRIARETTELYGTIVAAGIIAWFAFQAFENIGMTLGIMPVAGLPLPFVSYGGSSMFAVWVAVGLLQSIRVQRPMSA; this comes from the coding sequence ATGACCGGAGCGAACAACTTCTCCGTCTCCGGGTACGGGCCCGAGCGCGGCGGCATGTCCCGGCTGCTCGCCCGTGACTCGCTGGCCCGCCGCCTGGACTGGCCGATACTGCTCTCGGCCGTCGCCCTGTCGCTGATCGGTTCGGCCCTCGTCTACTCGGCGACCCGCAACCGCACCGAGATCAACCAGGGCGACCCGTACTTCTTCCTCATCCGTCACCTCATGAACACCGGCATCGGCATCGCCCTGATGATCGGCACGGTCTGGCTCGGCCACCGCACCCTGCGCACCGCGGTCCCGATCCTCTACGGCCTCTCGGTCTTCATGATCCTGCTGGTGCTCACCCCGCTCGGCGCGACGATCAACGGCCAGCGCAACTGGCTCGTCGCGGGCGGCTTCTCGCTCCAGCCCGCCGAGTTCACCAAGATCACGATCATCCTGGGCATGGCCATGCTGCTGGCCACCCGGGTGGACGCGGGCGACAAGCAGTACCCCGACCACCGCACGGTGGTGCAGGCACTGGGCCTCGCGGCGGTCCCGATGCTGATCGTGATGCTGATGCCCGACCTCGGCACGATCATGGTCGCGGTCATCATCGTGCTCGGTGTGCTGCTCGCCTCCGGCGCCTCCAACCGGTGGGTGTTCGGCCTGCTCGGCGCGGGCGCGCTGGGCGCGGTGGCGATCTGGCAGCTCAAGATCCTCGACGAGTACCAGATCAACCGCTTCGCCGCCTTCGCCAACCCCGACCTCGACCCGGCGGGCGTCGGCTACAACACCAACCAGGCGCGGATCGCCATCGGCTCCGGCGGCCTCTTCGGCACCGGCCTCGGGCACGGCTCCCAGACGACGGGCCAGTTCGTCCCCGAGCAGCAGACGGACTTCGTCTTCACGGTCGCGGGCGAGGAACTGGGCTTCGTGGGCGCCGGCCTCATCCTGTTCCTGCTGGGCGTCGTCCTGTGGCGGGCCTGCCGTATCGCCCGCGAGACCACCGAGCTGTACGGCACGATCGTCGCCGCCGGCATCATCGCCTGGTTCGCCTTCCAGGCCTTCGAGAACATCGGCATGACGCTCGGCATCATGCCGGTCGCCGGCCTCCCCCTCCCGTTCGTCTCGTACGGAGGTTCGTCGATGTTCGCGGTCTGGGTGGCGGTGGGGCTACTGCAGTCGATCAGGGTCCAACGGCCCATGTCGGCCTAG